A window of Deltaproteobacteria bacterium contains these coding sequences:
- a CDS encoding PAS domain S-box protein, giving the protein MKDPKFSQKIPWSLILIFLLLSLGITLAGYLYYIEQKGHFKREKGEELSAIADLKVNQIINWRRERMGDAALVLGNSTIGRRVQRFLSGDSNPEIKEEIQAWISSLQHNQYDNILLLDLKGRVRYFVPKKEKEIGPDARQLTLEAVKTKKAILSDLYQSKISEALRLSLLVPILNREGSTLQPVGVLLLRIDPYRFLYPFIRSWPTASRTGESILFCRQGEEFVFLNELRHYRESALSFRLSTGDRRSSGLWAVYQGRGVVEDLDYGGKPVLLAGRSIPDSPWFLITKEDAEEVYAPLKERAWMVALLIILMILAAGVSLGLIWRHQRSVYYRNQYQGELERQALTQHYLYLTKYANDIILLTDQDHQIIEVNDRALSAYGYSKEEFLGLKAKEMRSLNSKLLYEQQLEQFEDHKGMIYETIHRRKDGTEFPVEISFRSMDIEGVKYHQAIIRDITERKKAESALANEKERLAVTLRSIGDGVITTDLKGNIVLINRIAEELTGWSQKETAGRPLEECFYIINERTRERRENPVEKVIKTGGIVELANGTVLISKDQRERIIADSGAPIRDQKGEILGVVLVFRDITEKIKLEEELAKAEK; this is encoded by the coding sequence ATGAAAGATCCAAAATTTTCACAAAAGATCCCCTGGTCTCTGATTCTTATATTTTTGCTTCTCTCTCTGGGAATTACCCTGGCCGGATATCTATATTACATAGAACAAAAGGGGCATTTTAAAAGGGAAAAAGGCGAAGAACTCTCGGCCATCGCCGATTTAAAGGTCAATCAAATCATCAATTGGCGCCGGGAGCGTATGGGAGATGCCGCTCTGGTCCTGGGGAATTCTACGATCGGCCGAAGGGTACAACGGTTTCTCTCCGGAGATTCCAACCCTGAAATAAAGGAAGAGATCCAGGCCTGGATATCTTCTCTTCAACACAACCAGTATGATAACATCCTTCTCCTCGACTTGAAGGGAAGGGTCCGTTACTTCGTTCCCAAAAAGGAGAAGGAGATCGGTCCCGATGCCAGGCAGTTGACCCTGGAGGCCGTCAAAACTAAAAAGGCCATCCTCTCCGATCTTTACCAAAGTAAAATTTCCGAGGCCCTGCGGCTAAGTCTGCTTGTCCCCATTCTTAACCGGGAAGGATCCACCCTGCAGCCGGTTGGGGTACTTCTTTTAAGAATAGACCCTTACCGCTTTCTTTATCCCTTTATCCGGTCCTGGCCTACTGCCAGTCGGACCGGTGAATCCATCCTTTTTTGCCGCCAGGGGGAAGAATTTGTTTTTTTAAATGAATTACGTCATTATCGGGAATCAGCCCTGTCCTTTCGGTTATCTACAGGGGATAGAAGGTCTTCCGGGTTATGGGCCGTCTACCAGGGAAGGGGTGTTGTTGAAGACCTGGATTACGGGGGAAAACCGGTTTTATTAGCCGGGCGGTCCATCCCGGATTCCCCCTGGTTTTTAATCACCAAGGAGGATGCCGAAGAAGTCTATGCCCCTTTAAAGGAACGGGCCTGGATGGTCGCCCTCTTGATAATCTTGATGATCCTGGCAGCCGGGGTGAGCCTGGGGCTTATCTGGCGTCATCAACGGTCTGTTTATTATCGGAATCAATATCAGGGGGAATTGGAGCGTCAGGCCCTGACCCAGCATTACCTTTATCTGACCAAGTATGCCAATGATATCATCCTGCTCACCGATCAGGATCATCAGATTATCGAGGTCAACGATCGGGCCTTGTCGGCTTATGGATATTCCAAAGAGGAATTTCTCGGTCTGAAGGCCAAAGAGATGCGTTCATTGAATTCCAAACTCCTTTATGAACAACAATTGGAACAGTTTGAAGATCACAAGGGAATGATATATGAAACGATCCATCGACGGAAAGATGGAACCGAATTTCCGGTGGAGATCAGCTTTCGTTCCATGGATATTGAGGGGGTGAAGTACCATCAGGCCATTATCCGGGATATTACCGAACGCAAAAAGGCCGAATCCGCCCTGGCTAACGAAAAGGAACGGCTGGCCGTGACACTCCGGTCCATTGGGGATGGCGTGATTACAACGGACCTGAAAGGAAACATCGTTTTAATAAACCGAATCGCCGAAGAATTAACCGGTTGGTCCCAGAAAGAAACCGCCGGCCGGCCTTTGGAAGAATGCTTTTATATCATCAATGAAAGGACCCGGGAGCGCCGGGAAAACCCGGTGGAAAAGGTGATCAAAACCGGCGGTATTGTGGAATTGGCCAATGGAACGGTGCTGATAAGCAAAGACCAACGAGAACGGATTATCGCCGACAGCGGGGCACCTATTCGGGATCAAAAAGGGGAAATCCTGGGGGTGGTTTTGGTCTTCCGGGATATCACCGAGAAAATCAAACTGGAAGAAGAACTTGCTAAAGCCGAAAAG